The genomic stretch ACCATCATCCTATACATGAATAAAAGCTATGAATATTTACTTCTTCTGGCATTTCCGTCAAGTATTATTCTAAGCAGAATGATGAGGTTCTTACCTAAATATTGGATGCAGGAGGCCAGCTTATGGCTTATTATTTTAAGTTTACTTACCTTTAAAGCAGGTACGTATTTTGATTTATTTTAAAAAATTATGATTCAGATAGACGATAAATTGATTTCTGAGGAAATCTTTTCCGAAGAATTTGTGTGCAACCTTACCAAATGTAAGGGGGCATGTTGTGTGGAAGGTGATGTTGGAGCTCCACTGGACAAAAATGAGCTTGAAATACTGGACAGTATTTTTGACAAAATCAAACCTTACCTTACTCAGGAGGGTATTAAAGCCCTTGAAGAACAAGGTACATGGACTACCGACCCACACGATGGAATGTATGTTACTCCTATGGTAGAAAACCGTGAATGTGCTTATGTAACTTTTGATGATAAAGGAATTACAAAATGTGGTATTGAAAAAGCCTATGAAGATGGTGCTGTAGACTGGCAAAAACCTATTTCATGTCACCTTTACCCTATTCGTGTTACAGAATATTCGGCATTTACGGCTTTAAATTATCATGAGTGGAATGTATGCAGCGATGCCTGTACGCTTGGAAAAGAGCTTCAGGTTCCTGTTTATAAATTTCTGAAAACACCATTGATCAGAAAGTACGGTGAAGAATTTTACACTGTTCTGAGCGAAGCTGCAGAGGAATGGAAGAAAGAATATGGTACATAAACAACCTGAATAAAAAGAAAAAGCCGGAATCATTAATTCCGGCTTTTTTATTGAATTAAGATGGATAATTGAGGTTAAAGCTTTAGCAGTCATCTCAATCAATAATACTTAATGATTATCATCGATTACTTACAGCTTCCAACCTCAGCTTCCTTAGTTTTTTAACTATTTGAAGTCAGCGTCCGTTACTCCGGAATTAACTGTAATCTTAGTTGTTTTGATATTCACTTTCTGTCCTGCTCCTTCTGCTTCTACATCAGCAGGGAATTGCAGCCCGTCTACCGTCATATAACTTTTTATCGTTACATTTCCTTCTCCTGCAATTGTTTTATATAAAAGCCCTGTAGCACTGTCAAAATAAAACTTACCTTTATCTGAAGACAATACGTTGTAGTCTTTACCATCCAGTTTTTCTACAGTAACATTTTGAAAAGCAGCACCATCAAAAGCTAATGCATCCACCGGCCTTGCTTTTTTCAGTTCAGCCACTTTGTCTGCAGGAATTGCTGTTTTGTTTCCCATCTGATCAAAATATCCTTTTTCACCGTCGAAAAACTGAACCATCTGCTGCCCCATCAATGATTGTACAGATTTGAATTTGTTTCCCATTTTTTTGGTGGTCATGGTAATTTCCATTCCTTGAGCAGACATGGTATTTTCCATATAAAGAGTTTTTACGCCTTCTAGCTTTTCTTTTCCTCCTAATGCTTTAAAGTAATTATCCAACACTTCTTTAGCCGTTAAGGTTGACTTAGCAGCCTCTGTTTTTACAGAAGCGGCATCTTTCTTCTGAGCTGCTGCCGGAACAGAGAAAAGTACGGCACAGAAAAATGGAATGATGATCTTTTTCATATATGTAATAAGTTTAAAGGGTAAATATATGAATATTGGCGGACATACATAAATTATGAGGAATGAATGAATACTGAAAAGATCCGGAAGGTAAGGAAATAAAAAAACCGCCAAAAATTGACGGTTTTGAAATATTTATATCTGTGTATAATTATTTTTTAAGCTCTTCTAAAAATTCGTCGTGAGAAATTTTAGTTTCTTTTTTGCTTGCTTTTTCAAGAATTACATCTTTCAATTTAGCCATAGCTACTTCAGAAGAGATTTGTCTTACTTGCTCCTGATCTTTTAACATTTCAACAGCATACTTTTGGATCTCCTCATCACCTAGGTGGTGGATTCCGTAGATAGCCAATTGGTTTTTCACTAATTGTTCAGCTTGTGCCAATACATCAGCATAGTCAAGGTTAATTTCGTTATCAGTCATCAATTTACCTTCGATGATCTGGTATCTCAATTGGTTTTTCTCAGCTTCAAGGATTTCTTTAGCCTGATCTTCAGACTGGATGTTCTGATTAGAGAACATTAACCATTTTACTAAGAATGTTTCAGGAAGAGCTACTTCTTCTTTTTCAGTAACTTGCTCTAATACTTTATTCACGAAGTGAACGTCAGCATTTTGTTGGAAATACTCATCTAATTCAGTCTTAACTTTGTCTTTAAGTTCTTCTTCAGTTTTGATGTTTCCTTCTCCGTATACTTTGTCGAACAATTCCTGGTTAAGCTCAGCTAAATTTAATGAATAGAAGTCTTTTACTTTTACTTCAATTTCATTGTGGTGTAGGTGCTCAACTTCTTCTTTGCTGAATCCTAATTCTTTAGCTAATTCTTCGTCACCTGCAAGAGTTTCTTTAGTTACTTTTACAGATCCGTCCATTTTCAAAGCTTTTACTAATTTGAAAGCTTCTTTGTTTTCAGCTGTAATTGTAACGTTCTTTGGGTGGTGATGGTGCTCTCCTTCAGCATCTTCTTCTACAACTTGAGAAACTTCTAAAGCGATGTAAGAATCTTTAGTGATTTTATCTTGAGGAACCTGCTCAGCGAAACGCTTCTGCATGTTTTCAATACTCTTGCTGATTTCTTTTTCAGAAGCTTCTACTTTGTAGTGAGGTGCTTCATATTTAGCTAAATCTATAGTGAATGCAGGCTCATATCCTACTTCGAAAGCAACTTCCAGCTGATCAGCATTGTAATCGAATTCGTTTACTGGCTGAGGAATAGGCTGACCAACTAATCTTAACTTGTTTTCGTTAACATAGTTGTTCAATGCATCAGAAACCTGTCTGTTGATTTCTTCAAATGCAATCCCTGCTTCATATTGTTTTTTAACCATACTCAAAGGCACTTTCCCTTTTCTGAATCCAGGAACTTGCGCATTTTTAGCATAATTAATCAATTGCTTCTCTACTTTTTCTTTGTAGTCAGATTTTTCCAATGTCACTGTAAGCAATGCACTTACATCATCATGGTTTTGTGCGGTAACCTTCATTATTGATTAAAATTTTAGGTTGCAAAAATATGAATTTTTTATGAAAATCACCCATTTAAAATCAACTAATACAGCCAAATATTGTTAAATAAAAAACCACCGAGAGTTTCGGTGGTTTAAACAAGATTAATTATTCCTAATTACTTAGGTTATATTTCGCTTCTGCATCGGTTTCACCTCCTGTTACGCTTCCCCAGGCAGTTCCTGATTTAGCGTCATTTACGCTTTCCGGAGAGTGGATAAGAGTTAGTTTTAAAAATGGTGCATCACCGTTTACCGCTTTTGCAACCGTCCATTTTGTTCTTAGTCCTACTCTTTTCCCATCATTTCTTAAATCACCTCCATCTTCTCTTGCTACAGTAATGTCAGACTTTGGGAAATCAAAAATCAAAAAGTGCTCATTTTTAGCATCAATAATTTCCTTAGTCGCATCCTCATTACCGTTTCTGAATTTTGCCTCAACAGTATAGCTTTTCCCATCCTTAAGCGGAATCGTTGGTGTTCCTCCTGCTCCAATACTGTAGTCATACGAAATTGTATTGGTAGTTCCCTCTTCCGTCACCAGCAGGACGATGTTAGTAAGTTCTTCCTGAGGCAGATCATCTTCTTCCGCAGAGCCATTTCTCTGACAGGAAATAACAGTAGTAACCGTAATAAATAAAGCCGCTAATAATTTGATAATATTTTTAGTATTGAATAGTTTGTTCATTTTTAAGAATTTAAAATTGTAAAATTTTGATTAAATAGTTGTTAAGATCTCTAGAATTTATATCTAAAGTTTAAAATAAAGTTTCTTCCGGGCTCATTGGCAAAGAATCTCAAACGGTTCAGATACTCTCTGTATGAAGTATTGAACAGATTGTTTACGATAAGTCCTGCGGAAAAGTTTTTACTGATATTGATTCCGGTTTGAATATTCCAAAGTGAATATCCGTTTGGCGGAGTACTGATGTCCAGTATTTTATCTACCAGCTCACCATTTTCATAAACTTCCAATGGCACATTACGGATCGGGAATCTGGTTTGTTTTAAAAACGTTTGATTTTCAACAGTGAAATAGAAGTTATTCCATTTTTGTTTTTTAAACTGTAATGCATTGGAAAAATTAGGGGGCATCATTAGGATCAACGGTTCGTTATTTGTATCATCCTGCCCATAAACATAGCTTCCCTTTCCTACATAGGTAAGGTCATCTGTCAGTTTCCAACTAACATCTAAATCTACCCCATACATTTTTGCATCAATCTGTTGGTATTCCCATTCCGGGAAGACTCCTCTGATTGTTGCTTTGATTCCTACCGGGACTTCATTAATGAAGTTTTTAGTGATAAAAAAGTAAGGGTTTACGGAAACATTCAATCCCTTCAGAACATTGAATTTTGAATCAATATTTAAATTAAACTGATGTCCTTGTTCATTTTTCAAACTCATATCTCCCGTTTCGATTACTCCTGCGGAATGGTGCAATCCATCTGAAAATAATTCAGCTACATTCGGAGCTCTACCTACTTTAGCGTAATTAAATTTCAAATCAAAGTTAGCATTAGGACGATATTCTACCCCTGCATTGAAGGAAACATTGTTATAATTAAGTTGCGGACGTGTCAAAACTCTGTTCTGATCCGTCTTTACATAAAATTGTGGATAAGTATCTGCATACGATTTCTCCCAATCACTTTTATCATACCATTTTGTAACATCGTAACGGGTAAAATCATATCTTGCTCCTGCTTCGAAATTGAATTCAGGGGAAATTTTATATTTAAAAATAGAATAAGCTCCTGCAGAATATTTATCATAATTCGGAATCAGACGTCTTGCTTTTGTTGCCGGATCTGAATAATTATTCTGAAAACCTGCATCAATTCCTGTTTCCAAAGACCACTTCCCTCTTTCTATAAGGTCATTAATATTAAATTGATGAGTCATTAATTCCAGATCGAGAGCAGGAGTATCTTTCAACTCTCCTCTTCTGATATCGTATTCCTGTCTGTGGTTATACTGATAGCTGTATGTTGCTGATAGTTTTCCGATATTCTCAAATCTTTTGAATGCAGAAACCTTAGCAATATGATGTTCAACCACCTGTCTCGGATTATCAATATCATAACTAAACTTCCCTGAATAAACAGGAGGATTGGCATTCATTGCTCTTTCATAGTCCCCGGTTGTAGAAACATGCGAGTCTCTTAAAATCCCGATATTCTGATTAGTAAGATAATAATCGAATGAAATTCCTCTTTCAAAGGTATTATTCTGCACCGTAAAATTGAAGGATGAAAAATCCATTCCTGTATTTTTCAGATTATAATCAGGTGCACTTTGATCTCCTAGTTTTTTGATGCTTCCACCGGATTTAATTGCCCAGCCATTTTTCCAGGTCTTGGCAATATCTACATCTACTCCAAGTCCTCTTCCATTAGAAATTCCGGTAAGACCTATTGATCCCTTAATTGTATCCTTTTTAGCAAATACTTCAGGTTCCATCACTACTACTCCACCTACAGCATCACTTCCATATTTAAGAGCAGATGCACCTTTAATCACATCAATATGCTGGAAATTATTGATATCAACATTGGGAGCATGCTCTACCCCCCATTCCTGTTCTGCCAATCGTACACCATTATTTAAAATACTTATACGGCTTCCATAGAGACCATGAATAACAGGTTTTGAAATATTATTTCCAGTTTTTAAAGCGGTTACACCGGAAATTTTAGATAGTAAATTCCCTAGATTGTCTGTAGA from Chryseobacterium indologenes encodes the following:
- a CDS encoding DUF3109 family protein produces the protein MIQIDDKLISEEIFSEEFVCNLTKCKGACCVEGDVGAPLDKNELEILDSIFDKIKPYLTQEGIKALEEQGTWTTDPHDGMYVTPMVENRECAYVTFDDKGITKCGIEKAYEDGAVDWQKPISCHLYPIRVTEYSAFTALNYHEWNVCSDACTLGKELQVPVYKFLKTPLIRKYGEEFYTVLSEAAEEWKKEYGT
- a CDS encoding trigger factor, translating into MKVTAQNHDDVSALLTVTLEKSDYKEKVEKQLINYAKNAQVPGFRKGKVPLSMVKKQYEAGIAFEEINRQVSDALNNYVNENKLRLVGQPIPQPVNEFDYNADQLEVAFEVGYEPAFTIDLAKYEAPHYKVEASEKEISKSIENMQKRFAEQVPQDKITKDSYIALEVSQVVEEDAEGEHHHHPKNVTITAENKEAFKLVKALKMDGSVKVTKETLAGDEELAKELGFSKEEVEHLHHNEIEVKVKDFYSLNLAELNQELFDKVYGEGNIKTEEELKDKVKTELDEYFQQNADVHFVNKVLEQVTEKEEVALPETFLVKWLMFSNQNIQSEDQAKEILEAEKNQLRYQIIEGKLMTDNEINLDYADVLAQAEQLVKNQLAIYGIHHLGDEEIQKYAVEMLKDQEQVRQISSEVAMAKLKDVILEKASKKETKISHDEFLEELKK
- a CDS encoding TonB-dependent receptor — its product is MKLIYCLLLIFCGSVFTSAQKTYTVQGTVQDFHDKTMLENAVVKIGNLTVKTDKKGTFSFDKIPAGKYILIAKHPDCNDYTENIRVDQDLHLVITLEHHSNDIETITIHGNHKNNGSLVIKTVSKSDIEKNSTDNLGNLLSKISGVTALKTGNNISKPVIHGLYGSRISILNNGVRLAEQEWGVEHAPNVDINNFQHIDVIKGASALKYGSDAVGGVVVMEPEVFAKKDTIKGSIGLTGISNGRGLGVDVDIAKTWKNGWAIKSGGSIKKLGDQSAPDYNLKNTGMDFSSFNFTVQNNTFERGISFDYYLTNQNIGILRDSHVSTTGDYERAMNANPPVYSGKFSYDIDNPRQVVEHHIAKVSAFKRFENIGKLSATYSYQYNHRQEYDIRRGELKDTPALDLELMTHQFNINDLIERGKWSLETGIDAGFQNNYSDPATKARRLIPNYDKYSAGAYSIFKYKISPEFNFEAGARYDFTRYDVTKWYDKSDWEKSYADTYPQFYVKTDQNRVLTRPQLNYNNVSFNAGVEYRPNANFDLKFNYAKVGRAPNVAELFSDGLHHSAGVIETGDMSLKNEQGHQFNLNIDSKFNVLKGLNVSVNPYFFITKNFINEVPVGIKATIRGVFPEWEYQQIDAKMYGVDLDVSWKLTDDLTYVGKGSYVYGQDDTNNEPLILMMPPNFSNALQFKKQKWNNFYFTVENQTFLKQTRFPIRNVPLEVYENGELVDKILDISTPPNGYSLWNIQTGINISKNFSAGLIVNNLFNTSYREYLNRLRFFANEPGRNFILNFRYKF